A window of Bdellovibrionota bacterium genomic DNA:
TGGACATTTAGCTGATGAAACAAAAACGAGAAGAAATTTTAAAAAGAATTCAGTCGGCATGCACGAACTGTGGTCGAAATGTGAATGAAATTCAACTTCTTGCAGTTTCAAAAAAACAGACTGTAGAAAAGATTGTTCAGATGTTTGAACTGGGGCAAAAAGCTTTTGCTGAGAACTACGTGCAAGAATTTTTGCAGAAAAAAGAAGAAATAAATAAAAATATTGAATGGCACATGATCGGACCACTTCAGTCTAATAAAGTTTCTAAAATCGTAGGCGAAGTGGAATTGATTCATTCGGTGGATGATGTGAAACTTGCAAAAATCATCTCTGAAAAAGCCAAAGAAAAAGGCATCACCCAAAAAATACTTCTTCAGATCAACGCTTCGGGCGAAAAGTCCAAAAGCGGAGTTTTTTTAAAAGACAGCGAAAAATTTATTGAAGAAGTATTAAAAATTTCTTCTATCAAGGTCTTGGGTTTGATGACGATGCCTCCTTTTACGGATAGTGCTGAGGACTCTCGCGAACATTTTAAAAAAATAAGAAAAATCAGAGATGATTTTAAAGAATCTGGGCTGATTGAGCTTTCTATGGGTACGACGCAAGATTTTGAGGTGGCAATTGAAGAGGGAGCCACTATAATCAGAGTCGGTGAAGCTTTATTTGGCGCTAGAGATGGATCTAAAGTAGATTGATTTAAAGTAGATTGATCTAAAACAATAGGAGTACAACGTGTCAGTACTATTGAAGCAAAAAAAAGTTGGTTTTATTGGTGGCGGAAATTTAGCTCAATCAATTATTGCGGGTCTGCTTGATTCTAAAACTTTAGAAAAAGAACAAATCCTTGTCTCAAACCGAACAGATAAAAAACTAAAGAAAATCGAAGAAAAATTTGGCATCCAAACTCGTGCGACAAATGAAGAGATTGTGGATGAATGTCAAATCATCATCATCGCAACAAAACCTCAAGATTTATTTGAGGCCATCGAATCTCTTTCGTCGAGTTTTACTTCCGAACATTTAATTATAAGTTTAGCGGCAGGGATAGGGTTGGATTCCCTGGCAAAAATTATTTTAGAATACGATAACATCGCAAAAGTAATGTGTAACGTGGCAGTGAGAAGTCGGGACGCCATGATGGGTTATTCTCTTTATAAAGAGGGTCCATTGGCATCAGACATGATCGAAGAATTATTTTCCCCGCTCGGAAAAATTATCGAAATTGACGACGATGAAGCCATGTCAGCATTTACGGTGGCAAGTTCTGCGGGCGTAGGATTTGTTTTGGAACTCATGCAGCACTGGCAAGATTGGATGGAAGGCTACGGTTATGATCCGGAGCAAGCAAAGCTGATTACGGCGCAGACTTTTTTGGGTGCGGCAAAACTTTCTCTCGATAATATGAATTTAAGCTCTTACGAATTGATCAATCAAATCGCCTCTAAAAAAGGTGTCACAGAAGCAGGATTACAATCGATGAGAGAAACAGACATCGACACAGCCTTAAGAATCAGTTTCGAAAAAGCCCTACTCAGAGACAAAGAACTCGGAAAATAAAAGGTACCCCCTAGTTTTCCGTACTGTCGTTGCGTCAATATCCAAAAAATGCCCTGCACCTTTCTGTGTCGCTATCGCGTTATTTTAAAGATCAACGTGAGTTTGTGTTCCAAACCCTAGAAGAGTTAAAATCTCGCTTTCAGAAACTTGTTGGCTATGGCCTTTATTCTCTTTACAGAAACCTCTGTATTCAGCGCTTACGACATTAAATTTTTTACTTACGAATTCCAAGCAAGCTCTCTTTGTCGTGCAAACAGTGAGTGGCGTAGATCCAACGGTAACTAATTGATTGTTGGATAATCCTAATCTTTGAGATTTACCTGATCCATCTAGAATACAAATGTATACTTGGTCAGATCTGCTCGAATTACCATTTTGGTTGTCGTTTCCTTGGGAATTATTTGAAGGATGATCGACAATTTGTTCTGTAGGCGGTTCTTCAGGATATTCTACGTCCGGCCCTTCGGCAGAATCATCGTCCGAAGTGTCCTCGATTGGTTGTAGCGTAGTGTCTTCAGAAATGCCTACTCCACTCGAGTTCGAAGCAAAATCCATTTTCTTCCCACAGTTTTGGTAACCTATAAGAACTAAAGCAAGCAACACAAATGATAATATCTTTTTCATATTTCCCCCGACACTTATATAGTATGCAAACTGATGCCAAACTAATAATGAAAATAAGCAGTACTAGCCGAAAAAAGTTAGCCAGATGTAAAGTTATCATACAGTTCAATGGAGCTCTATTTGGTCTAAGCTCTGGATTTAGGTCTATGGTATAAACGTCCAGAAAAAATACAAATCTAAATTGAATGTCTCAAATTGCGACGAAAGTTCGTGTATTCTAGACTAGTAGGCCGAAGTGTCGAAGATCTATAAGACACTGATTTTTAAGTCCAAGGAGGGATGAGTGAAAATCGTACCAATTGATATTATTCATAAATCATTTAAAAGAAAAATGGCTGGCTTTGATCCAGACGAAGTGTCGCAATTTTTACGTGCCGTTGCTGAAGAATTAGAATCTGCAATTCATGAAAGAAACAGAATGCAAGAGGCATTACGCGAAAAAGAACTTCAACTCCTAGAATACAAAGATCGTGATCGTATTTTAAAAGACACTATTACAACCGCTCAGCAGATGAGCGAGAGAATCAAATCAGACTCAGATAGAGAAGCACAAATGATTTTACAAGATGCTCATCACAAAGCAGAAATGATTGTGAGAGATTCTCGTGATTCATTGAAGAGTGTTTATAAAGACCTCAATGATTTAAAGAAAATCAAACTGCAATTCGAAGCAAATCTAAAAGCTATGGTACAAACTCATTTGGATCTACTAGGTAGACAAGAACAGTATTATCCAAGCGTGCCAGATGTAATGCCGGAAAAGAAACAAGCAGCAACCAGATCGGTGGCGCTTGAGCGCAATACCATGCACAGATTTGATCTTAAATAATCTCTTAGAAACTCTTTAAGAGACTCAAATAGTAGACCTGAGATTCGTACTCGACTTCTTGGTCTGCGAGAGTCTCAAATTCTTTGGTCTTACTCTTGGTCATTCTCATTGCTACTCTAACACCAAAAGTATCTGAGAAGGCCAGCTCTGCGCCTGCTTCTCCGTAATAGCCAAAGTCAAAAAGTGAATCATCTTTCTTCATTCCTGTGTCTGTTCCCGTAACGTTGACGTTGGTTCCAACGCTAAGGTTTGTGTACTTTACTTGAAAGTAACCAAATAACCCGCCGGCTTCAATATAAGGACGAATCCAATAGTCATCGATCAATTTTAACTTTAATCCCAAACCCGCTTGAAAGATGTCTAAATTGAAAGGAACCACGCCATTTGAAGTGTAGTTTGTAGCTCCACTGGTTGTTGTATAGTTATAAATCGTGTCGCCTTTTGCCTTGAGGTAGTTCAAGGAAATCGTGAGATAGAGGTTAGCCGCACCCAACCCTTTTTCTCCGCCCACAGCAGTGAATACACCGTCATCAATTTCAAAACTTTGTGTGAGAGGTTCGCTTGTATCGAAATTCACAAAACCGAATCCAGCAGAACCGACGATTCCTGTGGGTCTGATACTGGTGAATTGCGCGTAAGAAGTTGAGGTAATGAAGAGAGCAAAAAGTACCAATAAGATTTTCATAGCGTCTTCCTTGTTGTAAATATAAATCTATTCTAAAGACTATTCGGTTTTTAAGTGTGAAATTTAGAAGTCTATGTTCACGCGCTTGGGCTTTTTAGACTTTGGTTTTGCTTGTATAGGGCTAGTACTTGTTGTTTTTTTCCCCAATTGTTTTTTAGAAAGCTCTAATCCATTTTTCGCACTCGGAGGAGATACAGTTCTGGTTTTTGGGGGCGCTACTCTTTTTGGTTTTTTCTTAGGTTTGTTGTAATTTTTAATCTCTTCTTCGATTTTTGGATCAATCTTTTCATCATCATAGGAGAAGTCATCTTGCGTAGGCTTGCTTTCATATTTCTCACGACTAGATCCGCCAGAAGGTTGAAAGAAATATTCTAAGCCCACGGTAAACGTCATGATGTCGCCACTATTTTCACCACGAATGGACTTGTTCACAGATCCGTAAACATCTAGCGATTGTTCGAGTGTCCATTTCGCTTGAGCAAATAAATCTGTTCTTGAAGGATCGAAAGATCCGTAAGCTAAGCTTCCACCATTCACAATGGCAAGGTATCCATGTTTGGTTGTTGCATTTCCGGTATCCTCAGTAATGGTTTGAAAACCTTTTACTCCAAAAGTAAAGGATGTAGATTCTGTTTTATAGCCAAGATCACTTTGATAATTTAGCAATCCAGAAAAGCCATCGAATCGATATTGATAAGATAGATATCCGTGAAATTGCAGACTAGAGAAATTTTTAAAGATATGAGATCCCACGTCGATGTAGTTCACACCATCGGAAGTAAGAATATCTTCAGAGCCAGTATCAAATTTCTCAACGGCAAAATATCCTTTGATTTGTGGGATAATTGCAAAAGATGAAATCTTTAAGTCGTAATTTGCGCCAACGGCAATCCCCGCAGCTTTAAAAGAAGAGTATTTGTCTGTCGGGTTTTCGCTCATAGCATAATTCAAAGGAAGGTCAAAAAACGAAGAGAGCTCATCAGAAAAATCGTATCTACCATAAATCAATGTTTGAATCGCGCTATAACCATACTGATCATCAAAATCAAGTGAAGTGCCTTTGCTAGTATAGTTCGCAGAAGTAGATAGGTACGTTGTTTCAGCGCCTACGCTATAGTAACCCTCTCTAAAGCCAGAGGAAATCACTCCGTTCTGTGCCGTAGAAGCGTCAGCTGACGAGAGGCTTAATAAAAACATTAAAACAGTCATGAAAAACATACAGATTATTTAAACATTAGACATAAAACCATTCAATGAATATGATGGCGCCATAATGAAATTGAGATCTTCTCCTATCTTAGTCGTATTTTTAATTGTTTTTATTGATCTAGTTGGTTTTGGAATTATTATTCCTCTGGGTCCATATTATGCCACAAATATTGGAGCAACCCCGACGCAAGTTGGGATTCTTATGGCGATCTATTCTCTTATGCAGTTTTTATTTTCTCCGTTCTGGGGAAAGCTCAGTGATAAAGTGGGAAGGCGTCCGATTCTTTTAATGAGTCTTTTGGGATCTTCGATTTCATATCTCTTTTTTGCATTTTCAACCACATTCTGGATGCTTTTGGCGGCAAGAGCTTTTGCAGGATTTTTTGGTGCAAATATTTCTACAGCAATGGCCTACATCGCAGATGTTACGGATGAAAAAAATCGTTCCAAAGGCATGGGCCTTATCGGCGCAGCTTTTGGTTTAGGATTTATTATGGGGCCAGCCATTGGCGGACTTTTGAGTGAAGTGGGGATGAGACTTGGTGACGAGCCTCCTTTTGGGATTGGATTCTCAGCATTGGGCGCTTCGGTAATTTGTTTTGTGAATTTCTTATTTGCTATCAAAGTTTTAAAGGAAAGTCTAACGGACGAGAAAAAACAAAAAATTCAAAAAAGAGAATCCAGAATTGCATTGATGAAAAGGTTCTTATTTGCAAAACCACAGGGAGTTTTACTTTTTCTAGGTTTCGTAAGTACCTTTGCTTTTGCTCATATGGAATCCACGCTGGCACTTTTTGTGAAAGACAGCTGGGATTGGGGCTTCACCAAGGCGAGTTTCGCCTTTGCCTATGTCGGAATTGTTTCGGTATTCACGCAAGGATTTTTAATTAGAAGGTTAATGCCAAAGTATGGCGAACCACCATTGATGTTCGTTGGATTAACTCTCACAGCAATGGGAATGTTGGGTATCAGTCTGTCTACGGAAGTGTGGATGTTGGGATTGGCAGTAACGCTCATGGGATTGGGAATGGGAATGTTCAATCCATCAAATCTGGGTGGGATTAGTTTGTCTTCTCCTTCCGCGGATCAAGGAAAAGTTCTTGGAGTGGCCCAAAGCTTTTCAGCACTCGGAAGAATTTTAGGTCCTCTCAGTGGAGGCTTTGTTTATGGACACCTGGGTATGAGGTATCCATTCTTGCTGGCGGCAGCAGTTTTGGTGATTGGTTTTTTTCTTCTATTGAGAATCAGAAAAACAATTCCCAACTCAACTTTAATTAAAAAACCTCTAGCGTTCACCAAGATTGGCGAATACCAATTTGCAAATTTAATTTCCAACCCGATTCAATTCTTGATGTTGGATTTAAGAGCTGAAAATAAAAGTCCATTCATTAGAAAGTCTCAGCTGGTCACGCTAGAAAATATTAAAGATATCGTAAATCAAAGTACAACTTCGAAGGATCAAGCTATTGTGATAGTATGTAATGATGGGGATGTTTCGTTGAAGGCGGCCGAAATGATTTCAAGTCTTGGATTCATCAACGTTGTGGTATTGGATGGCGGAACAAAAAATTTAACTTCACATCCTAGTTTTTCATAAATTCTTTTAACAAATTTTCGCTCAGCCCTTTTTGATCAGGGCGGACATAGATGCGTTCAATGATTCGGGCTTGTTCATATCTTTTAAAGATCTCTGTGCTCTCTTCGATGGCGTAAGGCTTATGATACCCTTGGGGATCAATCACATAAATTCTTCTATCGATATTTTCATTTGATAATGTCTGATGATACTTAGAAAGTCTTGCGCGAGACGAGGCATGTATCATTTCAACACCCTCGCTTTCTAAGCGTTTTTTAAATTTTTCGGCAGTCGTTGTTTTCTCAGTTTCATGAAGTTCAAAAATTCTTACAAACGGTTTTTTTTCAGTGATTCTTCTTGCCCAAGGATTAGAGGATCTGGCGATGTGTTCGTAGAAGTGATAATCCGTATAATTTAAATATTCTTCAATATCTGCTGGAATTTTATAACCACAATCCTCAGATTTTAAATAGCGATGAAGCATTTCATCGTACACAATAGATTTATGATGGAAATAAATCATCAGGTACATATGATGTCTTGAAATCAAGAAGTCATCAAAGGTGTACATCGCACGTCTTGAGATCGCTAGGTTCATCTGATCTTTGTGTTGATGATAGGTGAGATTTGAAATCAACCAATCCAAATCAATCTTTCCATAAGAGGTTCCGCAGAAGTAAGAATCGCGATTGAGATAATCCATACGATCCACGTCCAATTCCGAACTGACGATTTGACTTAATATAGGTCTCAGAGAAAAACCACTTTCTTCAAAAAAATCATCCGGTGCTTTGATCTTTGGATCAATCAAGCAGGCGATATGCAGAGGAGAGATATCAGAAAAATTCTTTTGAATGATTTTGGTCAGCGGTGAATCCGTAATGAGCTTGATGGCGTAATCTTCGTGATTGGCTTGAGTTCTTTTGAGTTTTGGCCCAATCAAGTTATCGTAAGCAGAAATATGAAGATCTTTAAGCGGGGGCATAACTTCTTCGCTAGAATGGGAGAGGGGGCCGTGACCCACATCGTGAAGAAGTGTTGCGATTCTTAGAGTTTGTCTAAAACGTTTAGCACTTTTTTTGTTTCCAAAAGGAAAGTTTCTAAAAATTTTATCAAAAGCGATTCCAGAAAGGTGAAAGGCTCCAAGGGAATGAAGGTATCTTGAGTGCGTTGCTCCCGGGAAGCTCAACTCCCCAAACCCCAATTGCTTAATGTTTCTCAAGCGTTGAAAAGCAGCACTATCAACGACAGCGCTTTCCGCCGAATTCAATTCGATCGAACCATGAAGTGGGTCTCTGATATCCATGGCAACGGTATATACCGAGAAACTCGACCACGTCGATTCCTACTTCAAATTTGACCCAATAACACATCGCTCCCCAAAAAGGTGCCAGCCAAAAGGCGTCATTTGATGTTTGTTTTTAGATTCCGGTGTAATTTGCGGCCTTGATTTGATTTACTTCCTCAAAGAAAGAGGTGGGGTTATGAAACAGTATCACGATATTTTAAAAAGAATCCTTACAGAAGGTGAAGTGAAAAGCGATAGAACTGGCACGGGAACTGTCAGCGTTTTTGGTCATCAAACAAGATACGATCTTAAAAACTCCTTCCCACTTTTAACGACAAAAAAAGTTCATATGAAGTCTATCATTTATGAACTTCTTTGGTTTTTAAGTGGTGACACAAACGTAAAATTCTTAAACGAAAATAAAGTTTCTATCTGGGACGAATGGGCAGATGAAGCTGGAAATCTTGGACCAGTTTACGGAGCACAATGGAGATCCTGGCAAACTGCCGACGGAAAAACTGTCGATCAAATATCAAACCTCATTGAACAAATCAAAACCAATCCTCAATCCAGAAGATTGATCGTAAATGCATGGAACGTAGGGGAAATCGAAAAGATGGCGCTCCCTCCATGTCATACGATGTTCCAGTTCTATGTCTCTGGCGATGGTCACTTGTCTTGCCAGCTTTACCAAAGAAGTGCTGATGTGTTCTTAGGAGTTCCCTTCAATATTGCAAGTTATGCGCTTCTTACTATGATGATTGCACAAGTTTGTGGATTGAAAGCGGGTGAATTTGTTCACACGCTCGGGGACGCGCATCTTTACAGTAATCATTTAGAACAAGCAAAGCTTCAGCTCACAAGAGATGAAAGGCCGCTTCCGCAATTAAAAATTAACCCGAATGTAAAAAATATTTTTGATTTCAAATTCGAAGACTTTGAAATCGTAGGATACGATCCGCATCCGGCAATCAAAGCGGAGATCGCAGTATAATGATAGTTTCTCAAATCGCAGCCATGGCAAAAAACAGAGTGATCGGGTCCAACTTAAAACTTCCGTGGCACATTCCGGAAGACTTGAAATTCTTTAAAGACACTACAAAAGGTCATATCATTATCCAAGGTAGAAAGACTTATGAGTCCTTAGGATACCGACCTCTACCGAATCGTCTTAACATTATTCTAACAAGAAACCCTGAATCTGTACCTTTTCATAAAGACATCGTGGTTTTTACAAATCTCAAAGAAGCTCTAGACTATGCTCAGACTAGAACTGGCGAGTGGGGAGATGAGGTTTTCATCGGCGGAGGAGAGGAAATTTACCGTCAGGCACTACCTTATACGGATCGAATTTATCTAACGGTAATTGATAAAGAATTTGATGGAGACACTCGCTTTCCAGAGTTTGATACAACCACCTTTAAAGAAGTTTATAGGGATGATCGCCAAGGTCCAATTCCATTTTCCTTTATTACCTATGAAAAGAAAAGTTAGAACAACTTATCAACTAAGCAATTGTGAAGTTTGGCTCACAATTCAGATTCTTCTGTTAGTCTGAAAAGCATTACACTATATCAATATGATTCAAATATAGTGAGAAAAAGAGGCAGATCTCATTTCTGATCAATTGGAATGTCCTGATAAGTGCACGCGTAGTTTTTCTAATTTCTTTAAGTAGTTTGTGTTAAAATACATTAGGTCAGAGAGAAACTGTCTCGTAATGAAACAAAGTATGGGTATGAAAAAAATATTGGTCCTTGAAGACGATAGAATTCAAATTGATCTTGTAAATGCAGTTTTACGAGAGGATTATTCTTTAGTTTTTGCGAATAAAATAGAAGATGCGAATTCACTTTTGATGGAGCATTCTTTTGATATGTTCATGATAGATCTTGGCTTGCCGGATGGAAACGGTCTTAACTTCTGCACAAAAATTAGAAACGACAAAAATTATCAGAAAATTCCGATTTTTATTATCTCTTCAAATACAGACGTATACACAAAAATTGCAAGCTTAGAATTAGGTGCTGATGACTACATTACAAAACCTGTTCATCCTATTGAGCTCAAAACTAAAATTAAAAATAAATTCAAAAGACTAAATGATGAAGCAGGGTCTTCTAATTTTTACAAAGTTGATAAATTTCATATCGACTATGAAAAAAGAAGACTTCATATAGAACTCAAAGATGGATCAACTAAAGAGATAGAACTTACGAACAAAGAATTCGATCTTTTTGCCATGCTTGCAAAAAATGAGGGACGAGTTTTCTCGAGACAAGATCTTATTGATAAAGCCTGGTCAAAAAATATCAATATCACAGATAGAGTGGTTGACACTCATGTGGCGTCTATAAGAAAAAAGATTTCTCCGTACAGTGATTATATTTCTTCAGAGTACGGTATTGGGTATAAATTTAAACTTCCAAAAGAATCGAAAAAATAATTTCTTCTGTGTAAGAAGGTTATAAGTGAGATTAATTAGCGAAAATCAAATAAAAACAATTTTTGAGATCGATAGATCCGGAGAATTATTTCGTCGGTTGCTGAATATATTTGAGACAGATATACTGAACCTTATATTGGATTTAGATAGCGCTTTAAAGAGAGAAGACTTCTTGAATGCAAAGAAAATCTCACATTCTATTAGATCCTCTTCATTAAATATGGGAGCTGCCGAATTAGCTATTATGGCTGGAAATTTTGAAGACTCTACTCCTATGAATAAAAACTACGATTCGGCTCTTATAATTGAGTTTCAGAAATGTTTTCAATATACTATCACAGAGCTAAGAGGATACCTTGATCTGTGTAAAACTTGAGATGGGGCAGTCATGGCAAAAATTTTAGTTGCTGATGATAATAAGTTAAGTCGAGAACTTTTAAAAACCATTGTTAGGCAGCAAGGGTACGATGTAATAGAAGCTGCTGATGGTGAAGAAGTTCTTAAAATTTTAAATCAACACGAAATCGATTTGATATTTATGGACTGCTCAATGCCTATCATGTCAGGAATAGAAACCTCTGTTCAAATTAGACAACATCTTTGTCCTGAGAAATCCAAAGTTAGAATCATTGGTGTTTCTGCTCATGGCGGAGCTATCATGCAAGAATGTTTACAAGCTGGAATGAATGATTATATGAGTAAACCTATCAATCTCGATGATGTGCGTGCAAAGCTTAAGAACGTTAGAAAATAATTCTCTTTACATAGATTATAAATTTAGAACATCCGGAAAAGGTTCCTGGAAGCTCAAATCTATTTGAGCCTCCAGGAGAGGGGTGTGGGGTAGTTTTGGGGTACTTAATGCTAATCCAATCAGCATTAATCTTTATATTCAAAAATTAAATGAATTCACATGAGTGAACTCTTTTGACTGATACATCTAATGATGTGTTCTATGCAGTCGTTTTGTGAGTGTGAATATACAGACCAACATCCAGAAAAGATTAGTGGAACAAACAAGAGATCTTCATATTCGCGTCATTTAAAATATCCAATTAATTTTAAATACTTATACAGTATAAACTTTTCAAAGATAAATAAATAATTGTTATTTGGGATGGATATTATCCGAATTTCGAACATGAAGTGATTCAAAACCAAAGTCTAGATTCTCAAGTTGAGACGCTAAATGCCTCAAGCCTCATAATGAGACACCGATAAAGATGATGACAGCAATGTCACTAAACCCAGGGCATCAACGGATGATGCCTGTAGTTCTCAAGGAGGAGATATGGGATTAAGAATTAACACCAACGTGGCGTCCATCAACGCCCAAAGAAACATGCGTAGTACACGCTTGAATCTTGATAAGTCATTAGAGAAACTCGCTTCGGGTTTCAGAATTAACAAAGCCGGTGACGATGCCGCAGGTCTTGCGATCTCTGAATCATTGAGAGCGCAAATTCGTGGCTACGGACAAGCTTTAAGAAATACTCAAGACGGTATTTCAATGATCCAAGTTGCAGAGGGTGGTTTGAACGAAGTTTCATCAATCATGATTAGATTGAGAGAATTAGGCGTGCAAGCAGCTTCTGATACTGTAGGACCAGTTGAAAGACAATTCTTGAACGTGGAATACGAACAACTATTACAAGAAATTGACCGTATCGCTGATGCAACTGAATTCAACGGTACACCCTTATTAAACGGAACAGGCGCTCTTTTTGATTTCCAAATCGGTATCAGAAATGACCCCACGATTGATAGAATTACTTTTGATGCTTCAAAAGCAGATTCAAACACTGCAGCTATCGGTGTGAACTTAACATCAGTAGCGGATAAAGCATCTGCACAAAACTCACTCGCTGCGATCGATAAAGCGATCATGAACGTGTCAGCGA
This region includes:
- a CDS encoding response regulator — protein: MAKILVADDNKLSRELLKTIVRQQGYDVIEAADGEEVLKILNQHEIDLIFMDCSMPIMSGIETSVQIRQHLCPEKSKVRIIGVSAHGGAIMQECLQAGMNDYMSKPINLDDVRAKLKNVRK
- a CDS encoding outer membrane beta-barrel protein, with amino-acid sequence MKILLVLFALFITSTSYAQFTSIRPTGIVGSAGFGFVNFDTSEPLTQSFEIDDGVFTAVGGEKGLGAANLYLTISLNYLKAKGDTIYNYTTTSGATNYTSNGVVPFNLDIFQAGLGLKLKLIDDYWIRPYIEAGGLFGYFQVKYTNLSVGTNVNVTGTDTGMKKDDSLFDFGYYGEAGAELAFSDTFGVRVAMRMTKSKTKEFETLADQEVEYESQVYYLSLLKSF
- a CDS encoding pyrroline-5-carboxylate reductase; its protein translation is MSVLLKQKKVGFIGGGNLAQSIIAGLLDSKTLEKEQILVSNRTDKKLKKIEEKFGIQTRATNEEIVDECQIIIIATKPQDLFEAIESLSSSFTSEHLIISLAAGIGLDSLAKIILEYDNIAKVMCNVAVRSRDAMMGYSLYKEGPLASDMIEELFSPLGKIIEIDDDEAMSAFTVASSAGVGFVLELMQHWQDWMEGYGYDPEQAKLITAQTFLGAAKLSLDNMNLSSYELINQIASKKGVTEAGLQSMRETDIDTALRISFEKALLRDKELGK
- a CDS encoding HD domain-containing protein, whose product is MDIRDPLHGSIELNSAESAVVDSAAFQRLRNIKQLGFGELSFPGATHSRYLHSLGAFHLSGIAFDKIFRNFPFGNKKSAKRFRQTLRIATLLHDVGHGPLSHSSEEVMPPLKDLHISAYDNLIGPKLKRTQANHEDYAIKLITDSPLTKIIQKNFSDISPLHIACLIDPKIKAPDDFFEESGFSLRPILSQIVSSELDVDRMDYLNRDSYFCGTSYGKIDLDWLISNLTYHQHKDQMNLAISRRAMYTFDDFLISRHHMYLMIYFHHKSIVYDEMLHRYLKSEDCGYKIPADIEEYLNYTDYHFYEHIARSSNPWARRITEKKPFVRIFELHETEKTTTAEKFKKRLESEGVEMIHASSRARLSKYHQTLSNENIDRRIYVIDPQGYHKPYAIEESTEIFKRYEQARIIERIYVRPDQKGLSENLLKEFMKN
- a CDS encoding MFS transporter, whose amino-acid sequence is MKLRSSPILVVFLIVFIDLVGFGIIIPLGPYYATNIGATPTQVGILMAIYSLMQFLFSPFWGKLSDKVGRRPILLMSLLGSSISYLFFAFSTTFWMLLAARAFAGFFGANISTAMAYIADVTDEKNRSKGMGLIGAAFGLGFIMGPAIGGLLSEVGMRLGDEPPFGIGFSALGASVICFVNFLFAIKVLKESLTDEKKQKIQKRESRIALMKRFLFAKPQGVLLFLGFVSTFAFAHMESTLALFVKDSWDWGFTKASFAFAYVGIVSVFTQGFLIRRLMPKYGEPPLMFVGLTLTAMGMLGISLSTEVWMLGLAVTLMGLGMGMFNPSNLGGISLSSPSADQGKVLGVAQSFSALGRILGPLSGGFVYGHLGMRYPFLLAAAVLVIGFFLLLRIRKTIPNSTLIKKPLAFTKIGEYQFANLISNPIQFLMLDLRAENKSPFIRKSQLVTLENIKDIVNQSTTSKDQAIVIVCNDGDVSLKAAEMISSLGFINVVVLDGGTKNLTSHPSFS
- a CDS encoding response regulator transcription factor — encoded protein: MKQSMGMKKILVLEDDRIQIDLVNAVLREDYSLVFANKIEDANSLLMEHSFDMFMIDLGLPDGNGLNFCTKIRNDKNYQKIPIFIISSNTDVYTKIASLELGADDYITKPVHPIELKTKIKNKFKRLNDEAGSSNFYKVDKFHIDYEKRRLHIELKDGSTKEIELTNKEFDLFAMLAKNEGRVFSRQDLIDKAWSKNINITDRVVDTHVASIRKKISPYSDYISSEYGIGYKFKLPKESKK
- a CDS encoding YggS family pyridoxal phosphate-dependent enzyme, which codes for MKQKREEILKRIQSACTNCGRNVNEIQLLAVSKKQTVEKIVQMFELGQKAFAENYVQEFLQKKEEINKNIEWHMIGPLQSNKVSKIVGEVELIHSVDDVKLAKIISEKAKEKGITQKILLQINASGEKSKSGVFLKDSEKFIEEVLKISSIKVLGLMTMPPFTDSAEDSREHFKKIRKIRDDFKESGLIELSMGTTQDFEVAIEEGATIIRVGEALFGARDGSKVD
- a CDS encoding thymidylate synthase, with the translated sequence MKQYHDILKRILTEGEVKSDRTGTGTVSVFGHQTRYDLKNSFPLLTTKKVHMKSIIYELLWFLSGDTNVKFLNENKVSIWDEWADEAGNLGPVYGAQWRSWQTADGKTVDQISNLIEQIKTNPQSRRLIVNAWNVGEIEKMALPPCHTMFQFYVSGDGHLSCQLYQRSADVFLGVPFNIASYALLTMMIAQVCGLKAGEFVHTLGDAHLYSNHLEQAKLQLTRDERPLPQLKINPNVKNIFDFKFEDFEIVGYDPHPAIKAEIAV
- a CDS encoding Hpt domain-containing protein; amino-acid sequence: MRLISENQIKTIFEIDRSGELFRRLLNIFETDILNLILDLDSALKREDFLNAKKISHSIRSSSLNMGAAELAIMAGNFEDSTPMNKNYDSALIIEFQKCFQYTITELRGYLDLCKT
- a CDS encoding DivIVA domain-containing protein, yielding MKIVPIDIIHKSFKRKMAGFDPDEVSQFLRAVAEELESAIHERNRMQEALREKELQLLEYKDRDRILKDTITTAQQMSERIKSDSDREAQMILQDAHHKAEMIVRDSRDSLKSVYKDLNDLKKIKLQFEANLKAMVQTHLDLLGRQEQYYPSVPDVMPEKKQAATRSVALERNTMHRFDLK
- a CDS encoding flagellin, encoding MGLRINTNVASINAQRNMRSTRLNLDKSLEKLASGFRINKAGDDAAGLAISESLRAQIRGYGQALRNTQDGISMIQVAEGGLNEVSSIMIRLRELGVQAASDTVGPVERQFLNVEYEQLLQEIDRIADATEFNGTPLLNGTGALFDFQIGIRNDPTIDRITFDASKADSNTAAIGVNLTSVADKASAQNSLAAIDKAIMNVSAMRADFGAIQNRLQSTINNLAVSIENISAANSRIRDTDVAEESAELTKNNVLMQAGTSVLAQANQTTASAVQLLQKTFG
- a CDS encoding dihydrofolate reductase, with product MIVSQIAAMAKNRVIGSNLKLPWHIPEDLKFFKDTTKGHIIIQGRKTYESLGYRPLPNRLNIILTRNPESVPFHKDIVVFTNLKEALDYAQTRTGEWGDEVFIGGGEEIYRQALPYTDRIYLTVIDKEFDGDTRFPEFDTTTFKEVYRDDRQGPIPFSFITYEKKS